One stretch of Nitrososphaerota archaeon DNA includes these proteins:
- a CDS encoding dCTP deaminase yields the protein MIKNDKWIRKMALENNMISPFTEIQIRQSCISYGLSSYGYDMRVGDEYKLFTNLNNSLVDPKSIDSRAFVDIKSEVCIIPPNSFALARSIEYFKMPRNVMTVCLGKSTYARCGIIVNVTPLEPEWEGNVTIEISNTTTLPAKIYSNEGIAQLLFFEGEQPETSYYDKKGKYQSQTGITLPKL from the coding sequence ATGATCAAAAACGATAAATGGATAAGAAAAATGGCATTGGAAAATAACATGATTTCTCCATTCACTGAGATTCAGATACGACAAAGCTGTATTTCCTATGGATTATCATCTTATGGATATGATATGAGAGTTGGAGATGAGTATAAGCTGTTTACAAATCTAAACAATTCTTTGGTTGATCCAAAATCAATAGACAGTAGGGCTTTTGTCGATATCAAATCAGAGGTTTGTATAATTCCTCCCAATTCATTTGCTTTGGCAAGAAGTATTGAATATTTCAAAATGCCACGAAATGTAATGACTGTGTGTCTTGGCAAATCCACGTACGCAAGATGTGGGATAATTGTCAATGTAACACCACTTGAACCAGAGTGGGAAGGAAACGTCACAATAGAAATATCCAATACAACAACACTACCTGCAAAGATTTACTCTAATGAAGGAATTGCACAATTGTTGTTTTTCGAAGGAGAGCAGCCAGAGACATCATATTATGATAAAAAGGGAAAATACCAATCGCAAACCGGCATTACTCTTCCTAAGCTTTGA
- a CDS encoding bifunctional precorrin-2 dehydrogenase/sirohydrochlorin ferrochelatase, producing MIVELNLKGGLVIVVGGGYEGMLKIKSLLAQDCEILLVSEESNDKIEKYVKQKKIVFKKLKIKNLDFLDRYKPTMIMATTDDKELNRKIYQKAKSMNCYAYAVDDPMISDFSHPSVINIENTIQIAISTRGKSPIMAKKIRIEAEKIFQDIIKKEYLNHVRVHEYARNLAKTKIKTPNERREFMYSLMDDKNLNECLKVDKFTEAKKRIRQLLDLWDTK from the coding sequence ATGATAGTCGAACTAAATCTAAAAGGCGGGTTAGTAATTGTTGTAGGCGGAGGGTATGAAGGTATGTTAAAAATAAAATCATTGTTAGCGCAAGACTGCGAGATTTTACTTGTCAGTGAAGAATCAAACGATAAGATTGAAAAGTATGTAAAACAAAAAAAGATTGTATTTAAAAAATTGAAAATAAAAAACCTAGATTTTTTGGACAGATACAAACCGACAATGATAATGGCGACAACTGATGATAAGGAGTTAAATAGAAAAATTTACCAAAAGGCAAAAAGCATGAATTGTTATGCATATGCTGTTGATGATCCTATGATTAGTGATTTTTCACATCCGTCAGTAATCAACATAGAAAATACAATACAAATCGCCATATCAACAAGAGGTAAAAGTCCAATTATGGCAAAAAAGATAAGGATAGAGGCTGAAAAAATATTTCAAGATATTATAAAAAAGGAATATCTAAACCATGTCAGAGTTCATGAATATGCAAGAAATCTTGCAAAAACAAAAATCAAAACTCCAAACGAGAGAAGAGAGTTCATGTATAGTTTGATGGATGATAAAAATCTCAATGAGTGTTTGAAGGTTGATAAGTTTACCGAAGCTAAAAAAAGAATAAGACAACTACTAGATTTGTGGGATACAAAATGA
- a CDS encoding SUF system NifU family Fe-S cluster assembly protein, producing the protein MSSADIYREIILDHYRNPSNFGKIENPDVKYRESNALCGDVIEMHINIKENKLVDVKFNGKGCAICISSASLLTEKIIGQDVEIVKKINKQEMLSEIGLPDLGPTRIKCALLSLKVLKAGVYSYLIQKMTDKESIEKMTNEVDGIFSTSDSTVH; encoded by the coding sequence ATGAGCTCTGCAGATATTTATCGTGAAATTATACTTGATCATTATCGGAATCCAAGTAATTTTGGTAAAATTGAAAATCCTGACGTCAAGTACCGTGAAAGTAATGCATTATGTGGTGATGTTATAGAAATGCACATCAACATTAAAGAAAACAAGCTTGTCGATGTCAAATTCAACGGCAAGGGTTGTGCAATATGTATATCAAGCGCATCGTTATTGACAGAGAAAATTATTGGGCAAGACGTTGAAATTGTAAAAAAAATTAACAAACAGGAAATGTTATCGGAGATTGGTTTACCTGATCTTGGCCCAACAAGAATAAAGTGTGCCTTACTCTCACTTAAGGTTCTCAAAGCAGGTGTCTATTCTTATTTAATTCAAAAAATGACTGATAAGGAATCTATTGAGAAAATGACAAATGAAGTAGACGGTATTTTCTCTACAAGTGATAGTACTGTTCACTAG
- a CDS encoding GTP-binding protein: protein MGSSGQQVDTVKPSNFRVPVTVITGFLGSGKTTLLNYILTKEHGKRIAVIENEFGEIGIDNELVIGADEEIFEMSNGCICCTVRGDLIRVLGNLMKRKDKFDYILIETTGLADPSPVAQTFFVDDDTKESFDLDAIVTVVDARHVWQHIDESRECQEQIAFADIILLNKTDLVTPADLEKLEQKIYAMNSTVKIYRTYKSEIQIDKILNVKSFDLKGKLEFKPDFLKEDLPFEWIGTYNLSKGTYDINFKPGPDPSINVAVIPVAQSDDLESIKNIGVSVFAKTIGTYSDGAEFTQSENPIMLKFAPSGGGQFKCKIDSAKSQTYAIFTQHLPSEFNMTVSINGVNVEAIQSKVYPHSHTHDNTVSSIGLDIPGNADYDKVNAWLGGFLRENGTNLFRSKGILSIKNRPERVIFQGVHMLLDVTSDRLWEPNEERTNQLVFIGRNLNRDEITQGFRSCLV from the coding sequence ATGGGTAGTTCTGGTCAGCAGGTAGACACAGTCAAACCAAGTAATTTTCGCGTACCCGTAACTGTGATCACTGGTTTTCTTGGCTCAGGTAAAACTACATTGTTAAACTATATTCTGACCAAAGAACACGGAAAACGAATTGCAGTAATTGAAAATGAGTTTGGAGAAATTGGAATAGACAATGAATTAGTTATTGGCGCAGATGAGGAGATCTTTGAGATGAGTAATGGTTGTATTTGTTGTACGGTACGAGGAGATCTTATTAGGGTTCTTGGAAACCTAATGAAACGAAAGGACAAATTTGATTACATTCTAATAGAAACCACAGGTCTTGCAGATCCATCACCAGTAGCACAAACATTTTTTGTCGATGACGACACAAAAGAGAGTTTTGATCTTGATGCTATAGTCACAGTAGTTGATGCAAGACATGTTTGGCAGCATATTGATGAAAGTCGTGAATGTCAGGAACAGATTGCATTTGCAGATATCATTTTACTCAACAAAACAGATTTGGTCACACCAGCAGATCTGGAAAAATTAGAACAAAAGATCTATGCTATGAATTCAACGGTAAAGATCTACCGAACATACAAGTCTGAAATTCAAATCGATAAAATACTAAATGTAAAATCATTCGATCTAAAAGGGAAGCTTGAATTCAAGCCAGACTTTCTCAAAGAAGATTTGCCATTTGAGTGGATAGGGACATATAATCTCTCAAAAGGAACCTATGATATTAATTTCAAACCAGGACCAGACCCCTCAATTAATGTGGCTGTGATTCCAGTAGCCCAATCCGACGACTTGGAATCAATCAAAAATATAGGCGTCAGTGTATTTGCAAAAACAATAGGAACTTATTCCGATGGTGCTGAATTTACTCAGTCAGAAAATCCAATTATGCTTAAATTTGCCCCCAGTGGAGGAGGACAATTCAAGTGCAAGATTGATTCTGCCAAATCACAGACATATGCCATTTTTACGCAGCACTTACCTTCAGAATTTAACATGACTGTATCTATTAACGGAGTTAATGTGGAGGCAATTCAATCCAAGGTTTATCCACACAGTCACACACATGACAATACCGTCTCTTCAATAGGATTAGACATCCCAGGTAATGCCGACTACGACAAGGTCAATGCCTGGCTAGGGGGATTTTTGAGGGAAAACGGTACAAACCTCTTCCGATCCAAGGGAATTCTTAGCATCAAGAATAGACCTGAGCGAGTCATATTCCAAGGAGTCCACATGTTGTTGGATGTGACATCAGACAGACTATGGGAACCAAATGAAGAGAGAACGAATCAACTTGTATTCATAGGACGAAATCTGAACAGAGATGAAATTACACAAGGATTTCGTTCATGCCTAGTATAA